The proteins below are encoded in one region of Puniceicoccus vermicola:
- the gatC gene encoding Asp-tRNA(Asn)/Glu-tRNA(Gln) amidotransferase subunit GatC — MNSEESIDLDRLCVLARLSLEPEEKEKLGPQLARIIGYVEQLKEVDVDGVEPMAHAIPLENVLRKDEAAELVDRETYLRNAPDSRAHQVVVPPVIEG, encoded by the coding sequence ATGAATTCTGAGGAAAGCATAGATCTCGACCGCCTTTGCGTTTTAGCAAGGCTGTCCCTGGAGCCCGAGGAGAAGGAAAAACTCGGGCCGCAACTGGCCCGAATCATCGGCTACGTCGAACAGCTCAAAGAGGTGGACGTGGACGGTGTTGAGCCCATGGCCCACGCCATCCCGCTGGAGAACGTGCTCCGCAAAGACGAGGCCGCGGAGCTCGTCGACCGCGAGACCTACCTGCGGAATGCCCCGGATTCCCGAGCTCACCAAGTGGTGGTCCCCCCAGTGATCGAAGGATGA